A stretch of Halomonas elongata DSM 2581 DNA encodes these proteins:
- the hisI gene encoding phosphoribosyl-AMP cyclohydrolase yields the protein MSDVLKALEGAALDTRRPLDEILDAVRFNEAGLIPAIAQQHDSGEVLMMAWMNRETLEETLRTGRVCYWSRSRGKPWRKGESSGQQQHLQAASLDCDGDTLLLQVDQTGPACHTGRRSCFYVTLDADEARITSEPMIDPRTLYGDKTPH from the coding sequence ATGTCAGATGTCTTGAAAGCGCTGGAAGGCGCCGCCCTCGATACACGTCGCCCGCTCGACGAAATCCTCGATGCCGTCCGCTTCAACGAGGCCGGCCTGATACCCGCCATCGCCCAGCAGCATGATTCCGGCGAGGTGCTGATGATGGCCTGGATGAATCGCGAGACGCTGGAAGAAACCCTGCGGACTGGGCGCGTCTGCTACTGGTCGCGCTCACGGGGCAAACCCTGGCGCAAGGGGGAATCCTCCGGGCAACAGCAGCATCTGCAAGCGGCAAGCCTCGATTGCGACGGCGACACCCTGCTGCTGCAGGTCGACCAGACCGGGCCGGCCTGCCACACCGGGCGGCGTAGCTGCTTCTACGTGACGCTCGACGCAGACGAGGCCCGTATCACCAGCGAGCCGATGATCGACCCACGAACCCTGTATGGCGACAAGACGCCCCACTGA
- the yidD gene encoding membrane protein insertion efficiency factor YidD: MATRRPTEAMRALARGLRAGLAFIMIGLVRLYQWLISPLLGPRCRYWPSCSQYTVEALRVHGPLRGGWLATRRILRCHPGAAGGIDPVPGGPSERLCQEDPELDDDFHCR; encoded by the coding sequence ATGGCGACAAGACGCCCCACTGAGGCCATGCGCGCCCTCGCCCGCGGCCTGCGTGCCGGCCTCGCCTTCATCATGATCGGCCTGGTGCGTCTCTATCAGTGGCTGATCAGCCCCCTGCTCGGCCCGCGTTGCCGTTACTGGCCAAGCTGCTCCCAGTACACCGTCGAGGCGCTGCGCGTCCATGGCCCACTGCGCGGCGGCTGGTTGGCGACTCGGCGCATTCTGCGTTGCCATCCGGGCGCTGCGGGCGGCATCGACCCGGTCCCCGGCGGCCCCAGCGAGCGGCTGTGTCAGGAAGATCCCGAGCTGGATGACGACTTCCACTGCCGATAG